From Mycobacterium cookii:
GCCGAATTTCATCGACCTGCTCCAAGGCAAGCTGACCCAGATCGGCGACCCGGTGCGGCAGAAGATGATCGCCACCAGCCTGATCGGCGGCCTCACCGCTTTGTTCACCGCCTACCTGGACGGGCGGCTGGCGGCCACCCGCGAGCAGTTCATCGACTACTGCGTAGACATGCTGCTCAGCAGGGTCGAGACACACTAGCGGGCACCGGTGGTGCGCCGCCGCCCGGTGACTCGCCTGCACGGAACTTGAATGTCACCGACGGACACAGATATATTGATGAAACCGACAGACACAGATAACTGGGAGGGGCGTCGTGCCGGATCCACAAGACCTGGACCTGTTGCGTGAACTCGAGCCGGTCGTCGAGAAGTACATGAACCGGCACTTGAGCGTGCACAAGGCCTGGAACCCGCACGACTACATCCCGTGGTCGGACGGCAAGAACTTCTACGCCCTCGGCGGCCAGGACTGGGAGCCGGGCCAGACCAAGCTGACCGATGTCGCGCAGGTCGCGATGGTGCAGAACCTGATGACCGAAGACAACCTGCCGTCGTATCACCGCGAGATCGCGATGAGCTTCGGCATGGACGGCGCCTGGGGCGAATGGGTGAACCGTTGGACCGCCGAGGAGAACCGGCACGGCATCGCGTTGCGCGACTACCTCGTGGTGACCCGCGCCGTCGACCCGATCGAGCTGGAGAAGTTGCGCCTCGAGGTGGTGAACCGCGGCTTCAGCCCGGGCCAGAACCAGCAGGGTGATCTGCTCGCCGAGAACCTCTTCGACTCCGTCGTCTACGTGACGTTCCAGGAGTTGGCCACCCGCGTCTCACACCGCAACACCGGGAAGGCCTGCAACGAGCCGATCGCCGACCAGCTGCTGGCCAAGATCTCGCAGGACGAGAACCTGCACATGATCTTCTACCGCGACGTCAGCGAAGCGGGCTTGGAGATCGCGCCGAACCGGGCGATGCATGCGTTGCACCGGGTGCTGCGCAACTTCAAGATGCCCGGATTCTCGGTGCCGGAGTTCCGCCGTAAGGCCGTGATGATCGCCGTCGGCGGCGTGTACGACCCGCGCATCCACCTCGACGAGGTCGTGATGCCGGTGCTGAAGAAGTGGCGCATCTTCGAACGCGAAGATTTCTCCGGACAGGCCGCGCGCGAGCGCGACGACCTCGCCGTGCTGATCAAAGAGCTCGAAGCGTCGTGCGACAAGTTCGAGATCTCCAAGCATCGCCAGCTCGAGCGCGAAGCCCGCACCGGCAAGAAGATCACCGCCATGGAGCTGCATCGCACCGAAGGCACGCTGTCCCTGAGCCGGAGGTAACCGGCCTTGCGTATCGGTCCTTTCCCGCTGGCCAGCCCGGTGGTGTTGGCGCCGATGGCCGGGGTGACGAACGTCGCGTTCCGCACCCTGTGCCGTGAACTCGAGCAGGCGCGCGTCGGCACGGTCAGCGGGCTCTACGTGTGCGAGATGGTGACGGCGCGCGCTCTCGTCGAGCGGCATCCGGTCACCATGCATATGACCACGTTCGCCGCCGACGAGTCGCCGCGATCGCTGCAGCTCTACACCGTCGACCCGGCGACCACCTATAAAGCGGTGAAAATGATCGCCGACGACGGGCTCGCCGACCATGTCGACATGAATTTCGGCTGCCCGGTTCCCAAGGTCACCCGGCGCGGGGGCGGGGCGGCGCTGCCGT
This genomic window contains:
- a CDS encoding acyl-ACP desaturase; translated protein: MPDPQDLDLLRELEPVVEKYMNRHLSVHKAWNPHDYIPWSDGKNFYALGGQDWEPGQTKLTDVAQVAMVQNLMTEDNLPSYHREIAMSFGMDGAWGEWVNRWTAEENRHGIALRDYLVVTRAVDPIELEKLRLEVVNRGFSPGQNQQGDLLAENLFDSVVYVTFQELATRVSHRNTGKACNEPIADQLLAKISQDENLHMIFYRDVSEAGLEIAPNRAMHALHRVLRNFKMPGFSVPEFRRKAVMIAVGGVYDPRIHLDEVVMPVLKKWRIFEREDFSGQAARERDDLAVLIKELEASCDKFEISKHRQLEREARTGKKITAMELHRTEGTLSLSRR